In Botrytis cinerea B05.10 chromosome 3, complete sequence, the genomic stretch CGTACCGCAGACCATAAAGGCGCTGTCTTTGAAGAGAAAAGTTTCTCTGGGAATTTCTGACACATGGTTCCAGTAAGTTCGAGGGATGTGTAGATCAATTGCCAataatcatcttcatcatcgtctgGAGTTTCCAGAATCTTCGAAACAGTACTGAGTACGAAATTGATATTCGATTCTTCCGTGTCGGATCGAGATTCGAAGTACAAGGCATAAGTTTGTAGTGCTACCCGGACAGCTGAAGTCTTGTTTTGCTTCACGAGTGATTGTAGAATGGTGAGGAAATCCGTCATGCGACTTTCGTCGGCTCTCTTGAATGATTCTTTGAGGACCTCTCCGGCCACCATACGACACTTCTCACTTTCATCATTGGCAATGACCGAAATCAAAGGTACAAAACTAGATGCCGCAACCTCTTGAACAATATCATCCGAGGTTTTTGACAATAGGAGAAGAATGACTTCAAGTATAGACATTCTTCCACCCTCTCTGTCGTACTTTAGATTCGAAacaataaattctaattgCTTGTTCCATCGGCTCTTCTTTTGTGGGAATTCTCTGAGGAATTGGACGAATGCACCACGCGCCAAATCTCTAGTATCTTTGTCGTCATTGGTAACCATGACCGTGCTGACATAGTCAAGAGTGTCATATACTACAGCAGTTTCAATCTTTGAGTCTAGCACAGATCTCAAGAACTTGAACGTGATGTGTCGTCGCTCTGGTTCCGTGATATCatccttcattttctttaGGATATCATCAATCGATCTACTTTTGATTGGAACATCTTTACGATCTCTAAGAACGACTGAGAGTAGGTTCAAGGATGCTTGAGCAATATCcgaagttgttgaagaagatgaggctACACATTTGATTGCTTCGTCTACCGCGACCCGGTAAAGATTTGTCCCTTCACCATCGATTTTGAGTGGAACCTTGACAATGGTACTAAGTAATTTGAAGGCGGCAACCTTtacctcctcctctccctcagCAACTGCATCGCCAATCATTGGAATGAAACCTGCAAGGTTACTAGGTGTTCGAATTGTATCGTACTTCTTGACGACAGATCTCATAACGTCAAAGGCAAATTTGATAAGCTTGAAGGTATAGATAGTTGTAGCGCCGCGCTCACCGCCACGTTTTGCACCCTTTTGTAGTAAGTAGCGTTTGAATCGATAATCATCTCTACTCGCCCTTTCTTGAGGCTTTCGGCTGTTGTAAACATCTTGAATAACTTCATAGCAGAAGACCAAACTATCACGACTTCCGGCGGCTGTATTTTTGAGGATTCCAGAACTGATTCTGTTCAAAAGTTCATCAATTTTGCGAACCATCCGGATATTTAGCTTCTCCTTTAATAGTACTCGAATTGGATGAATTAAGTCTGTCAAACGGCTCAGGGTAGCTGTCTTGGCTATCAATTCCATAGAATCATGACTCTTGCTGCTCTTGACTTCTTTCATTTTGCTGATGTATCCTTCCTCGTCTTTTTCTTGTCCCGTAGCACCGAAAATATCGTCCATGATGATTGCAATGATTGAAGGCAAGCAATAATCAAGGTCACCTGGTGCATATTCTGGCGTCGTAGCTACCAACATGGAATGCATAGTGTATGACAGTACATGAAGCTGTGAGCCTCTAGCTAACGCACTTCGAAGTTCTCTCAACACAAAGCCGAAGCAAGATGGACCAAGCAAAACGCAAATTTTTACCAAAGTATCTCTGGTTAGATCTCGAGATTCTTGTGCTTTACTGCGGAGAATATGACAAATATCAGTCAAGACAGCTGGGAGTCGTTCTgtcattttctcttctggCAAAAGTTTAAGGAGCCTAACAATGATGACCGCAACAGGAACACGCAAACTGACTGTCGATTCATCCTTGTCATGGAGATAATCAGTCAATGGTGGTAAAATATTGGTGATGAGATCATCAGAAAACTTGGGCTCTTTAGGCATGGTAGTGGCCAATTTGCTTGATATCTTAGGGATATCAGTCTCCATATCAGTATCGATGGGTGGTTGAGCGGCAAGTGCCAAAGCATCAATAACTTTTCCAAGAAGACGGATGATCTGTTTCTCGAGATCAGGCTTGGCTTGAACATATCCAATAAACCTTTTCAAAAGAGCACGATATTGTGGCCACTCTAACGAACCAGCAAGAATTCCAACGGTCGTCGTAGCTTCAGCAGCAAGATTATGTGCGTCATTGCCTTCGGCTCTATCGAAGATGAAATGTTCGATAAGAGGAATGAAAAAGTGGCTGACGTTCTTGCTACttaattctcctttctctgcGGCAGAAGAAAGCAATCCTAAAGCACTAGATTGTCTACCTTTACCAGCTGCAATAATGTTGTTGAAAAATGAGGATTCTGTCTCGTCTTCACCGGCCAGAAGATTGTGCATGTCGCTAACTTGAGACCAATCTGAGAAATTACGGACCAAGTGAGCCATGACATTCATGTATTCACGACGAACCATTTCCGAAGGCTCACGAACACCAGCGAACAAAGCTGGAATTAAGATTGTGGAAAGCATGTTTTGGAAAGCTGGAAACTCTGGAGTTTGCTTGGAATCTCTAGCCGTTTCAATGAATCGACGTATTCCATCCGAAGAGTTTGATGACAATACTCCGTGTTCTTCATCATGCTTGATATAAAAGAGCATGTTGAAAAGTAGTGGTGACCACTGATGAGAATTAAAATCAACATCTCTTTTGGTGTTGATGGTGTGGAAAGCCTTCACTCGGCGGTCGTAATCTGGTTCATCGAGCCGTCCTTGGGCAAAAGAATTAAGATCTGAACACAAGGCAGCTACTTCCTTCAAGACAGGATCTTTGTCTGAGTACACCAAAAGCACTCGTGATAATACCTCCCTACTAACCTTGTCTTTGAAGAAACCAAACAAGGATGTGATGGTATGATACACTCGATCCCTGAGGTCAACATCGTTTTGGAGATCGTAGAGAGGGACAAAATGCTCCAGAACCAAAAGCAAGCCGGCTTTAGTTTTAGGTGTAACTCTACGCGAGGGTTGATCGAGTAAGAATACAGAAACATCCACCAAATTGCGACCTTGTGTAGAAGTCGATACGAAAGGCGCCAACTCGGACACAGTTTCGACACAACCTTCCAATAGATTTTTGCTCATGTCATTCTGGTCTCGTAAGATCGTTCCAATCTGAATCAAACATTGATCCATGTTAGGATTTAGAAGCTCTTGCTTCACTAAGCTACCCTCTGCTCCTTCCTCTTGTGCACACTTGATGACACCCCTGATTATGGAAAGAGCGAAAAGTTTAACTTCATCCTTCGATTTCGGGGGTGCCAAACACTCTGCTACCTTTGGTATTATTTTGTCGTGGCTACCAAGAAGTAAAACTGTCTTCATCGAAGATGACCAGACAGAAAACAGTCTAAGAAGACCGGAAATGCCCTGAGCTGTTTCGATTGGTAAGTTATCGAGTCTTGGTAGGACAATTTCAGTCACAATTAGATCCATATATGGAGACCAATCGAAATCTGTCGAGTTGTTGAACAAGAGCACGAGACACTTCAATCCAGTCTGTCGAACAActttgaaaagagaaattTTGCTGGAAACTTCCTCGTCTTCAGTTTCTTCGACGTGCTCTCCCTGTAGTTGTCGTGTGGCGATTACTGTACAATACAAGACAGCTTCCAGTAATTTTCGAGTGAGGGGTACAACCTTGGTGGCTAGTTCCTTCAATACCGCTTCCATCATGTTTGTGAAACCAACTTGCTTTCTGGCGCCCAgtaattccttttcaaagATTGACATTTGGACCGCTCCATCCTTTActaaattcaaatctttgagATCACCAAGCGCAATATCCAAGAAGCCTCCGACATCTTGAACGctcaaatttctcaaaaccGTCAGTCTTCTTGCCTCCATGCCTTGTTTGCCACTTGCAGCGCCTTTTCGAGAGATTGTACGTCCATAGAGTAATCTGAGGAGAACCGGCATAAGTGCTTCGCGATGCTCAGGTTGAACCAGAGTTTGCCCTTGAAGGAGAATTGTGATTTCGTCTTTAAAACGAGCTTCGTCCAGCAGATTCAAGAGGTTCTCAGAATAAGGTTTGATGCTCTTGTTCCTCCATGTTAATACGGCTTTCAAGGCAGCTTTCTGGGTTTCAATGTCACCATTCGCCAATAATCGTAAAAGTGCTTCGTAAACCTCATCTGTCTTGAAAATAGACTTCGGATTGCCAAAAAGGCCCAAAACATCCAAAAGAGCCTTCTGATCTTTTCTTGTCCAGTCGCTCACAACagcctcatcttcatcactgGTCTGATCAATCTCCTCCGAGGATTTGCTGGCCCAAGAGAGGAACATTGGAATGAGCTGTCGAGATCGCCTTTCACCAATCATAGGAATGGCAGCCAAGACACGAAGAGCCTGAGATCTAGCAGTGTTCGGTTGAGCATCCACTAGTTGTTGAGCGACCTCAAACTTTTGAAGCATAGTATCACGTGCATTGAGAACTTCCGACTCAGTCTCTTTTGCAAGTTTGTCTAAGTTGTTCAGATTAGAGCACTCGAAGTCGGTTAATCCATTATTTAGGTCCTTTTGAATGGGTGCGGGTGGCCCGCTCCATCTTACTGATGGTGTCTCTAACCATTTGAACGTCAAGACTGCAACTGCTTCCTCACCAACTTTCGATTCTGAGATCTGTTTGAGTGCGGCACTAGCATCATCCCAGATTTGCGCCATCTTCACAGTAAGCATACCAAAACAGAATGATGGTATAGCATACTTCATCCAAGGTATCGCCATCTGTGAAGTGTAAATTGAAGCAAGCTTGCGGATATGCATAGAAGCGGAACGAGCAGATTGCAAATCCATGGGAGTCTGCTCAATCATGATCATGAGTGTAATTGCTTCCGAAGATGTCCCATGATCAGTGTCATGAATATGCTCCAGTAATcggagagaaagaaggcgTAATTCGCTAGATTCGGATGCAAGGTTCTCTACCAAAGATCGTACCAAGAGATCGAATTCGGCTTCAGAGTCACTCGtatcctcttcatcgtcCGATTTATTGCCGTCTGGTTTAGGAGACAATTTGAGACTGGCCTTGTAACCTAGTAAAGCTTGCAGGAAATTTGGCAATCGGGCATATCGAGGGGCAGCTGCACGTAATAATGGTTCCAAAGCCCTGTCAGCCTCACCAGCTCCTTTAGTCATGCGAGAGAAAGCACTGAACCCTCGGCCAACAATGAAATGAGCTTCCTCTGGCGCaagtgaagaagatggtCTAAGTGCGAGTTTAAGTTTGCGGAGTAAGATTTCTGAAATTCTTGCGTTCGTTGAAGGATGTACAGCAGTGCACTCCAAGATTTCTAATAGAGCATTATACTTCGGTAAGCATCGATCATGCCATGTTTTTGGACTGCGGTTATATGTAGCTGGCGATACTTGTTCTGGGAAAGGTTGTAGTTCTAATCGTTCGAATTTACTGACAATCTGGTCCTGCCAAGACTGGGGTAACGAAAATGCATCCTTTCCATATTGACTTGGAAGTACCCCTGAGGCTACCATCTTTGGTAATAATACACACAAGGTATCTCCATTTTCCGCGTCAGACCAGTGCGTAACTATGAATCTAGGATCAAATTAGTTTGTGGTAGGAGATAAATGAGTAAATGAACTCACCTTTTGAAGTAAGGTAACGCAATAGTTTGGAAGCGTTCAGGCTCTCCTTGTGACAAATATGAGCAAAATGTTAGAAACCATTTCGCCAAAGGATCCTTGGTCAGGGCATCCATGAAAGGGGCAATGAAAGGAATTGTGGAATCCATTGGAGAATATGTTAAAGCAATAGCTATACTCTCGATGAGGTATTTCCACAAGTCCAAATGCTTGTCGTCAGCTGCCACCAGAGATGCGTTCTTGGAGACTGtctttaaaatattagataaCGCCTGTAGCAAGGCTGGCCAATTCTGAACTCTCGAAGCTCGTCGAACACCAGCTACAATACCTATTGTCCGCGCTGAAAGTAAAAGTTTGTTGAAATCATACATTGTCTTTGACTGTGTGAAGGAATCGGTAATAGTATTTGCCTCTTCCAGTAATAACCCAAGGATCTCTTTGATTGTCTCCGGGGTCGTATGATGAACTATACTGGTCAATACACCACATATAACGTCAATCCATGGCTTTGcctccttctctccaaagTCACTCTCTTCAATGGCgaggaaaagagatttgaatatcGTTGGACCCGACGTATGTACGGTTAGCCCATTGCCCTTCATAGCCTCCGCAAACATGGTCATTATTCCATGATAGTATAGGCCGAATTGTTTGGTATCCGCGATACTCAAGAGATCCGATTTTGCATGGTTTACGATTAATGGAAGAGCTTTTGCTCGATGGGCAGGTGCGCCAGCTTTTTTGATGAGAAAGCTCAAAGCCTCCGCAGCGAACCGGGCAATATGTGGAGGTTGAGCACTTTTTCCGAGTAATGGTGCCATTAAATCATATGTAGGTCGTAGATCTGGTACAATAAGTTTTGACAAATATTTGAACAAAAATGTTAAGCAGGTGAAGCACCATTCGATAACCGCGACATCTTTTCCAGTGCCTGCTATCGTCGATGTAACTAATTCCAAAGCTTTCGCATAATGTTTTTCGAATCGAGGACCCAAGTCATGGGCAAAGTCTGTAATTAACTCTAGCAATGGTTCCAAGGATTCCCTTTGGTTTCCCTCCATATAAGTGACGAAGAGACCCATAATCTTGTCCTGGAAATGTAGAATCTGCGGTAAACTGTCGCATAGTGGAAGAACTTCCTCTGTAAAGGATTGGAACCCCGACGATAGGTTGAGTTCGGTCCATTTCTCTAGACTGGCTTTGAAATATGAGGTTGTTGCAGAAGTATCTTCGGCGTCGAGGTCATGACGACGAACTCTTCGCAGTGGATCGAGGGAGTTTAATTTCGAGATTTTCGTCGTGAAAGATTCCCATCGATGGTTCTTTTGATGGGCAGTACCCTTCTTGCCCTTACGGGTCTTGATTATTCTTCCGGAGGTTGTGGCAGGCATCGTGAAGTAATGTCGTCCCCAATCAACGAAAATCCACCATCGCAGAGAGAAtggaaatttttattttttgataagAAGAATTGGAGGGTTGCTTATATAAGCAATCACCAGCGAGGTAGGTATCGATGGAAAAGCTCACTGGTCATGACACACCATGCAATTGCATCCAAAGTATCGTTTAAGACTATTGGGTCATCTTACTGCTtgtttccttctctctctcctttctcatcTCTATACTCATTTTTcctcattcattcttcacttccctctccatttcacttctttttGCATCGTTTTCTGCCTTTTTTGACCGCCCAGATGATAGTCTCCACTTTGCCGTCCTTGCATTAGCGCGACGCTAAGATATGAGCTTTTGAGCTTTCTTATCGACAAGTCAAATCGCGTCGCAAAAGATCTTTTGAAGTAAATATTGCCCTTACCATACTGCACGATTCTATATTGTTTTTGACCTCCACGACAACCTGCGGCTCTCCCACAATCTGCCGGCTTCAAAGATCAATATGGCATCTAAGATGTAAGTTTTCTCTGTTAGAAGATCAATAACAATAAGTGTTGGCGGTATTTCTGCGCTTTCTGAGCTTGTTCTTCCAATCACCGTCGCATCCTAACTCGCCTCACCTTTTGCGAATGCAGCTAACTGATTCATAGAATTGTTCTTGGCGATGTGAACGGCCATATACGCAATGTCTTTACTAAACTAACGTCGCTGCAACTCAAGAACAACTTTGCCCTTGCGATCGTGGCTGGAAACCTTTTCGCGGAAGCTGAAGAcacagaagcagaagataCTGTCACAGACCTCATTACGGGAAAGATACCCATACCATTACCGACATACTTTACTGTCGGATCATCACCTTTACCCAAAAGAATCATAGAAAAGATCGAGAAAGATGAGGAGGTGGGTTCATTCACCCTTTGAACGCGGGGAATCCCAATACTCATTTGCTCTTAGATATGTCCAAACCTACACTATCTCGCGAAGAGGAGTACTACGAAAACTTCGGAAGGTATTAAAATAGTTGCGCTCGGTGGTCAACTCGACGAGAATATAATCGGAGGTTTATCACAGGAATCGTATCTACCTTTTCACACTGTTGGAGATGCGAAAGCTCTTCATGGAGCGCACACGGCGGATATTCTTTTGACAACGTCATGGccaaaatcaattcgaaCCGGTTCCAAAATACCAACTCCTGATGATGCGAAAGATCCTATTGCGGGAGATCATATCGCAGATCTTTGCGCAGCTTTGAAACCTCGTTATCACTTTTCTGTGTCTCCGGATTACTTCTATGAGCGAGAACCTTTCTTTCACACCCCAACTTCA encodes the following:
- the Bcutp20 gene encoding Bcutp20, which translates into the protein MPATTSGRIIKTRKGKKGTAHQKNHRWESFTTKISKLNSLDPLRRVRRHDLDAEDTSATTSYFKASLEKWTELNLSSGFQSFTEEVLPLCDSLPQILHFQDKIMGLFVTYMEGNQRESLEPLLELITDFAHDLGPRFEKHYAKALELVTSTIAGTGKDVAVIEWCFTCLTFLFKYLSKLIVPDLRPTYDLMAPLLGKSAQPPHIARFAAEALSFLIKKAGAPAHRAKALPLIVNHAKSDLLSIADTKQFGLYYHGIMTMFAEAMKGNGLTVHTSGPTIFKSLFLAIEESDFGEKEAKPWIDVICGVLTSIVHHTTPETIKEILGLLLEEANTITDSFTQSKTMYDFNKLLLSARTIGIVAGVRRASRVQNWPALLQALSNILKTVSKNASLVAADDKHLDLWKYLIESIAIALTYSPMDSTIPFIAPFMDALTKDPLAKWFLTFCSYLSQGEPERFQTIALPYFKRFIVTHWSDAENGDTLCVLLPKMVASGVLPSQYGKDAFSLPQSWQDQIVSKFERLELQPFPEQVSPATYNRSPKTWHDRCLPKYNALLEILECTAVHPSTNARISEILLRKLKLALRPSSSLAPEEAHFIVGRGFSAFSRMTKGAGEADRALEPLLRAAAPRYARLPNFLQALLGYKASLKLSPKPDGNKSDDEEDTSDSEAEFDLLVRSLVENLASESSELRLLSLRLLEHIHDTDHGTSSEAITLMIMIEQTPMDLQSARSASMHIRKLASIYTSQMAIPWMKYAIPSFCFGMLTVKMAQIWDDASAALKQISESKVGEEAVAVLTFKWLETPSVRWSGPPAPIQKDLNNGLTDFECSNLNNLDKLAKETESEVLNARDTMLQKFEVAQQLVDAQPNTARSQALRVLAAIPMIGERRSRQLIPMFLSWASKSSEEIDQTSDEDEAVVSDWTRKDQKALLDVLGLFGNPKSIFKTDEVYEALLRLLANGDIETQKAALKAVLTWRNKSIKPYSENLLNLLDEARFKDEITILLQGQTLVQPEHREALMPVLLRLLYGRTISRKGAASGKQGMEARRLTVLRNLSVQDVGGFLDIALGDLKDLNLVKDGAVQMSIFEKELLGARKQVGFTNMMEAVLKELATKVVPLTRKLLEAVLYCTVIATRQLQGEHVEETEDEEVSSKISLFKVVRQTGLKCLVLLFNNSTDFDWSPYMDLIVTEIVLPRLDNLPIETAQGISGLLRLFSVWSSSMKTVLLLGSHDKIIPKVAECLAPPKSKDEVKLFALSIIRGVIKCAQEEGAEGSLVKQELLNPNMDQCLIQIGTILRDQNDMSKNLLEGCVETVSELAPFVSTSTQGRNLVDVSVFLLDQPSRRVTPKTKAGLLLVLEHFVPLYDLQNDVDLRDRVYHTITSLFGFFKDKVSREVLSRVLLVYSDKDPVLKEVAALCSDLNSFAQGRLDEPDYDRRVKAFHTINTKRDVDFNSHQWSPLLFNMLFYIKHDEEHGVLSSNSSDGIRRFIETARDSKQTPEFPAFQNMLSTILIPALFAGVREPSEMVRREYMNVMAHLVRNFSDWSQVSDMHNLLAGEDETESSFFNNIIAAGKGRQSSALGLLSSAAEKGELSSKNVSHFFIPLIEHFIFDRAEGNDAHNLAAEATTTVGILAGSLEWPQYRALLKRFIGYVQAKPDLEKQIIRLLGKVIDALALAAQPPIDTDMETDIPKISSKLATTMPKEPKFSDDLITNILPPLTDYLHDKDESTVSLRVPVAVIIVRLLKLLPEEKMTERLPAVLTDICHILRSKAQESRDLTRDTLVKICVLLGPSCFGFVLRELRSALARGSQLHVLSYTMHSMLVATTPEYAPGDLDYCLPSIIAIIMDDIFGATGQEKDEEGYISKMKEVKSSKSHDSMELIAKTATLSRLTDLIHPIRVLLKEKLNIRMVRKIDELLNRISSGILKNTAAGSRDSLVFCYEVIQDVYNSRKPQERASRDDYRFKRYLLQKGAKRGGERGATTIYTFKLIKFAFDVMRSVVKKYDTIRTPSNLAGFIPMIGDAVAEGEEEVKVAAFKLLSTIVKVPLKIDGEGTNLYRVAVDEAIKCVASSSSTTSDIAQASLNLLSVVLRDRKDVPIKSRSIDDILKKMKDDITEPERRHITFKFLRSVLDSKIETAVVYDTLDYVSTVMVTNDDKDTRDLARGAFVQFLREFPQKKSRWNKQLEFIVSNLKYDREGGRMSILEVILLLLSKTSDDIVQEVAASSFVPLISVIANDESEKCRMVAGEVLKESFKRADESRMTDFLTILQSLVKQNKTSAVRVALQTYALYFESRSDTEESNINFVLSTVSKILETPDDDEDDYWQLIYTSLELTGTMCQKFPEKLFSSKTAPLWSAVRACLSYPHTWVKVGATRLSSIYFADFARTNAETGLEGLPLKGSGGLELNGDDISDSIHRIVRMFRGPILTQVLADEVVKNLIFLGRCAASNNLKQKPKAEVEEEDLEAEAEVEQSGESNVSNSVLQYLFGRVSFVLRKETHPATADNLIPKTSALQLLEILCSKLEPESLVPSLRTIILPLHNLTDPSIHMPYSTDELFRNNYEVLKSSSEELLETLKRKVGTQEYTDALLKVREGVKERRAQRSGKRKIEAVSMPEKFGEEKRKKTERKKERRKEKGEMFSKKRNMW